A single region of the Betaproteobacteria bacterium genome encodes:
- a CDS encoding ABC transporter ATP-binding protein gives MNSPALAFDQVTKRFGSNTAVADLTLEVAPGESFALVGMNGAGKTTLLKCLLDFCEPDAGTISIFGVPHRETRSRARLSFLPERFTPPYFLTGRDFLRYMLALQKVAYAEDAARATLNALDLDHAALDQPVRAFSKGMTQKLGLAACFLSGKDLYVLDEPTSGLDPKARALLKRRLGLLREAGKTVFFTSHSLADVEEIGDRLAVLHLGAIRFVGRPADLKGEHQATSLEEAYLRCIDASLDARTRFSPV, from the coding sequence ATGAACTCCCCCGCCCTCGCCTTCGACCAGGTAACCAAGCGCTTCGGCAGTAACACCGCGGTGGCGGACCTCACGCTCGAGGTGGCGCCCGGCGAATCGTTCGCGCTGGTCGGCATGAATGGCGCCGGCAAGACCACCCTGCTCAAGTGCCTGCTCGACTTCTGCGAACCGGATGCGGGAACGATCTCGATCTTCGGCGTTCCCCATCGCGAGACACGCTCCCGCGCCCGATTGTCGTTCCTTCCCGAGCGCTTCACGCCACCCTATTTCCTCACCGGGCGGGATTTTCTGCGCTACATGCTGGCGCTGCAGAAGGTCGCCTACGCCGAAGATGCGGCACGCGCCACCCTGAATGCGCTCGATCTCGACCATGCCGCGCTCGACCAGCCGGTGCGTGCGTTTTCCAAGGGGATGACGCAGAAGCTCGGGCTTGCCGCGTGTTTCCTGTCGGGCAAGGACCTCTACGTGCTCGACGAGCCCACCAGCGGTCTCGATCCGAAAGCCCGCGCGCTGCTCAAGCGGCGCCTCGGGCTGCTGCGGGAAGCCGGCAAGACGGTTTTCTTCACGTCCCATTCGCTCGCCGACGTGGAGGAGATCGGCGACCGCCTCGCCGTGCTCCATCTCGGCGCGATCCGCTTCGTGGGCCGGCCCGCCGACCTCAAGGGTGAACATCAAGCGACGAGTCTCGAGGAAGCGTACTTGCGTTGCATCGATGCGAGTCTCGATGCCCGAACCCGGTTTTCGCCCGTGTGA
- a CDS encoding ABC transporter ATP-binding protein encodes MKSENLVELEDVTFDYGGRPIFSDLDLTIRRGQVVAIMGGSGSGKTTLLRLVSGQLRPRSGKIKVRGRLVPDLKQADLFALRRRMGFLFQFGALFTDMTVFDNVAFPLREHTDLPESMIRDLVLMKLHAVGLRNAADKMPAQLSGGQARRVALARATVMDPMLIMYDEPFAGLDPISLSVTGNLIRKLNDALGATSILVTHDVHESLLIVDYVYFLSAGGVVAQGTPDEIRSSDKPFVHQFVHGDIDGPVPFHYPGPDIGEDLALEPSRA; translated from the coding sequence ATGAAATCCGAAAATCTCGTCGAACTCGAGGACGTCACCTTCGACTACGGCGGACGCCCCATTTTCAGCGACCTCGACCTGACGATCCGTCGGGGCCAGGTGGTTGCCATCATGGGCGGCAGCGGCAGCGGCAAGACGACGCTGCTGCGCCTCGTCTCTGGCCAGTTGCGACCGCGCAGCGGCAAGATCAAGGTTCGCGGCCGGCTCGTGCCCGACCTGAAACAGGCGGATCTCTTTGCCCTGCGCCGCCGCATGGGTTTTCTCTTCCAGTTCGGCGCGCTCTTCACCGACATGACCGTTTTCGACAACGTGGCCTTCCCGCTGCGCGAGCACACCGACCTGCCGGAATCGATGATCCGCGACCTGGTGCTGATGAAGCTGCACGCCGTGGGCCTGCGCAATGCTGCCGACAAGATGCCGGCGCAGCTCTCCGGGGGCCAGGCGCGTCGCGTCGCTCTGGCACGGGCGACGGTGATGGATCCGATGCTCATCATGTACGACGAGCCGTTTGCCGGTCTCGATCCGATCTCGCTCTCGGTCACCGGCAACCTCATCCGCAAGCTGAACGACGCGCTCGGCGCGACCAGCATCCTGGTGACGCACGACGTCCACGAGTCGCTGCTCATCGTCGATTACGTCTATTTCCTCTCTGCCGGGGGTGTCGTCGCCCAGGGCACGCCGGACGAGATCCGGTCGAGCGACAAACCGTTCGTGCACCAGTTCGTGCACGGCGACATCGATGGGCCGGTCCCGTTCCATTATCCCGGCCCCGACATCGGCGAAGACCTCGCCCTGGAGCCCTCGCGTGCTTGA
- a CDS encoding sigma-54-dependent Fis family transcriptional regulator, with product MPEPGFRPCDGFPSIWHNFLAASPQFGQDEGITVETTQRAKPSLVIVDDDPLITDTLNFVLSRDFDVMVAQSRTEAKSIMRQLDEPPELALIDLGLPPTPHRPDEGFKLITELLAYSRNIKILVLSGQNDEANARHARTLGAIEFVAKPCEPERLKDLLTKALVAREAEQRAGPGDIKIVGQSLLIQKLKQQISQYASAPFPVLIEGESGSGKELVANSLHLLSGRASKPFFALNCAAISPTLMEPTLFGYTKGAFTGAQQPRSGYFEDAADSTLFLDEIGDLPLELQAKLLRVLENGEFQRVGETHTRVSNARVVAAANKDLRAEMKAGRFRPDLYHRLSVFTIYSPPLRDLGDDKLRLLEHFAEFYARQAHTPRFELDPAA from the coding sequence ATGCCCGAACCCGGTTTTCGCCCGTGTGACGGATTCCCGTCGATCTGGCACAATTTTCTTGCCGCCTCCCCGCAGTTCGGTCAGGACGAAGGAATCACCGTGGAAACAACCCAGCGTGCAAAGCCCAGCCTCGTCATCGTCGATGACGATCCGCTCATCACCGATACCCTGAACTTCGTCCTCTCGCGCGACTTCGACGTCATGGTTGCGCAGTCGCGGACCGAGGCAAAAAGCATCATGCGACAGCTCGACGAGCCGCCGGAGCTCGCCCTGATCGACCTCGGACTGCCGCCGACGCCGCATCGCCCGGACGAAGGCTTCAAGCTCATCACCGAGCTCCTGGCGTACTCCCGTAACATCAAGATCCTCGTGCTCTCCGGCCAGAACGACGAGGCGAACGCCCGCCATGCGCGCACGCTCGGCGCCATCGAATTCGTCGCCAAGCCGTGCGAGCCGGAACGGCTCAAGGACCTGCTGACCAAGGCGCTGGTCGCGCGTGAGGCCGAGCAGCGGGCAGGGCCGGGCGACATCAAGATCGTCGGCCAGAGCCTCCTCATCCAGAAGCTGAAGCAGCAGATCTCCCAGTACGCGAGCGCGCCGTTTCCGGTCCTCATCGAAGGCGAATCCGGCAGCGGTAAGGAACTCGTCGCCAACTCGCTCCACCTCCTGTCCGGTCGCGCAAGCAAGCCGTTCTTCGCGTTGAACTGCGCCGCCATCTCGCCGACCCTGATGGAGCCGACCCTGTTCGGCTACACGAAGGGGGCGTTCACCGGTGCGCAGCAACCCCGCTCCGGGTATTTCGAGGATGCCGCCGACAGCACCCTGTTCCTGGACGAGATCGGGGATCTGCCGCTGGAGCTGCAGGCGAAGCTCCTGCGCGTGCTCGAGAACGGCGAGTTTCAGCGCGTCGGCGAGACGCACACCCGGGTCAGCAACGCGCGTGTGGTCGCCGCTGCGAACAAGGATCTGCGTGCAGAAATGAAGGCCGGCCGCTTCCGCCCCGATCTGTATCACCGGCTGTCGGTGTTCACGATCTATTCACCGCCGCTGCGCGATCTGGGTGACGACAAGCTCCGCCTGCTCGAACATTTCGCCGAGTTCTACGCGCGCCAGGCGCACACCCCGCGCTTCGAGCTCGACCCTGCGGCA
- the mlaD gene encoding outer membrane lipid asymmetry maintenance protein MlaD — MSRATLDLWVGIFVALGLVALVLLALKVSNASTSFRPDREYTVSAEFQNIGSLKAGAPVRSAGVMVGRVDSVGFDTAKYVARVVLKIDERYPFPKDTTAAVQTSGLLGEQYVGLEAGGDDERLKDGDVIRLTQSAVVLEKLIGQVLFDKAQESGAKQ; from the coding sequence ATGAGCAGAGCGACCCTGGATCTCTGGGTCGGCATCTTCGTCGCCCTGGGGCTCGTCGCCCTGGTCCTGCTGGCGCTCAAGGTCAGCAATGCCAGCACGTCCTTCCGGCCGGACCGGGAATACACAGTTTCCGCCGAGTTCCAGAACATCGGCAGCCTCAAGGCCGGGGCGCCGGTGCGCAGCGCCGGCGTGATGGTCGGGCGCGTGGATTCGGTCGGCTTCGACACCGCGAAGTATGTCGCACGCGTCGTCCTCAAGATCGACGAGCGCTACCCGTTCCCCAAGGATACGACGGCCGCGGTGCAGACCTCTGGATTGCTCGGCGAGCAGTATGTCGGCCTCGAAGCGGGCGGCGACGACGAGCGGCTCAAGGACGGCGACGTGATCCGTCTGACGCAGTCGGCGGTGGTCCTGGAGAAGCTCATCGGCCAGGTGCTGTTCGACAAGGCGCAGGAATCCGGCGCCAAGCAGTAG
- the mlaE gene encoding lipid asymmetry maintenance ABC transporter permease subunit MlaE, which yields MGRSRSIIPAPTSAKTSPWSPRVLESAASSLRLLGERVIDGITRLGYGSRFFLLVLLRSATSFRRFQLTVREIYFAGVLSLVIIVVSGMFVGMVLGLQGYDTLQRYGSSESVGSLVALSLVRELGPVVAALLFAGRAGSAITAEIGLMKATEQLQAMEMMAVDPIARVVGPRFWGGVLSMPLLAALFSIVGIFGGYLVVVVTIGVESAAWWSQMQSAVDFRDDIVNGVIKSIVFGIAVTAIAVFEGYDAPPTAEGVSHATTRTVVTSSLAILGLDFVLTAFMFMGG from the coding sequence ATGGGCCGGTCCCGTTCCATTATCCCGGCCCCGACATCGGCGAAGACCTCGCCCTGGAGCCCTCGCGTGCTTGAAAGTGCCGCCTCGAGCCTGCGGCTGCTGGGCGAGCGCGTCATCGACGGCATCACTCGCCTGGGCTACGGCAGCCGCTTCTTCCTGCTCGTGCTGCTGCGCTCGGCCACCAGTTTCCGGCGCTTCCAGCTCACGGTGCGCGAGATCTACTTCGCCGGCGTCCTGTCGCTCGTCATCATCGTCGTCTCCGGCATGTTCGTCGGCATGGTGCTCGGGCTGCAGGGCTACGACACGCTGCAGCGCTACGGCTCCTCGGAATCGGTCGGCTCGCTCGTTGCGCTCTCGCTGGTGCGGGAACTCGGGCCGGTGGTGGCGGCTCTTCTCTTTGCAGGTCGGGCCGGCTCTGCGATCACGGCAGAGATCGGCCTCATGAAGGCAACCGAGCAGTTGCAGGCGATGGAGATGATGGCAGTCGACCCGATCGCGCGCGTGGTCGGGCCGCGCTTCTGGGGCGGCGTGCTGTCGATGCCGCTGCTCGCCGCGCTCTTCAGCATCGTCGGCATCTTCGGCGGCTACCTCGTCGTGGTGGTGACGATCGGCGTCGAGAGCGCCGCCTGGTGGTCGCAGATGCAAAGCGCCGTCGACTTCCGGGACGACATCGTCAACGGCGTCATCAAGAGTATCGTGTTCGGCATCGCCGTCACGGCGATCGCCGTGTTCGAGGGCTATGACGCACCGCCCACGGCGGAGGGTGTGTCGCACGCCACCACGCGCACCGTGGTGACTTCGTCGCTCGCCATCCTCGGTCTGGATTTCGTGCTGACGGCCTTCATGTTCATGGGAGGTTGA